Within Bdellovibrio bacteriovorus HD100, the genomic segment TTTCATTTCGGTGGCCGTTTTCATCCTTCATACCATCATCAGCCGTTTGATCGGCCTGCAAAGAATTCAGATTGCGACCCTGAAGTCTCTGGGTTACGGCTCAGGAGTCCTGGCTTTTCATTACTGGAAGCTTGTTTCCGTCATTCTTGTTCTGGGCCTTCTGCCGGCAATTGCTTTCGCCTACGGCATCGGCCAGTGGTATGCAGTTCTTTATGAGCGTTACTTTCGCTTTCCTCACATCGACTTTTCCCTGTCACAAGAGGCGCTGTTCTGGGGGCTTTTGGCGGCCCTGTTGCCGGGCTGGCTGGCCACTGCGAGTTCCCTGTCCAGAATATTCAAGCTGGATCCGGCCGAGGCCATGCGTCCTCCGGCCCCCGCCTCCTACAACAGAACCTTCATGGAAAAGTGGAAAATTGCCAGAACCATGCACATACAAACTAAAATGCTGGTCCGAAACATCCTTGCCCGCCCCTGGAGGTCGACCCTTTCCATCCTGAGCCTTTCCGCAGCGACAGCGATTCTTATCAACGGCAGCTTCTGGTCAGACATTATCGAGTTCGTGATTCAGCGCCAGTTTATTGAAATCAGCCGCGAGGATCTTGAAATTCGTTTTCTGCATCCACGCCGAATGGAGGTGCTGTCTGAAATTTCCAGGATTCCCGGAGTCTACATTGTCGAAGGCGCCCGCACCGTACCGGTCCGGCTGCACTTCAGGCAGCTCGACAAAAACACCGCCGTTCTGGCCTATGACGGCATCTCGACGTTGCGAAGAATACTGAACCGGGAAGGTGTCGTGATACAGCCCAGGGAAAATCAGGTGCTGCTCAGCCAGTACTACGCAAAGAAGTACGGACTGAAAACCGGCGACCGGCTGTTCCTGGAGGTCGCCGACAAAACCCGTCCGGGCTTTACTGTCACCGTCGGCGGTTTCGTCGAGGACATTGTCGGTTCCTCTATCTATGCGCGCCGGGAGGATCTTTCCCGCTGGCTTTCCGAGTTCCCCAGTATAAATACAGCTTATGTCAAAATTGATCCGGCTTTTGCAGAACAAATTTACATAAAACTAAAGCAGTTTCCCGAGGTCATCACCGTGGGTGTTAAACGCCTTGTCTTTGAAAGCTTCACGGCCACTTTGTCAGGAATGATCATGACCTTTACAGCCATCCTTTTGTTGTTCGCCGTCACGATCTCCGGAGCCGTTTTGTTCAACATGGTGCGAATCGATGTTTCGGAAAAATCCTGGGAGCTGGCCAGCCTTCGAATTCTGGGCTTTGAAATTTCTGCGGTCTTTCAGGTTCTCTTCTTTCAGATGGGCCTGCAGGTGCTGGTGTCGATATTTCCGGGCCTGCTACTGGGTTATGGCTTGTCATATCTAAGCACTAAGTGGATTCACACGGATGCCTTCATCTTCCCCTTGGTAGTTGACACAAGAACTTACGCTCTGGCGGTGGCTATTATGGTTTTATGCTATCTTATGACAGGATTATTTCTGTACTCCAAAGTCAAATCGCTCAACATGACGGAGGCCCTGAAAGCCCGGGAGTAACCGCATGAAAAAGAAAACTCAATACGTTGGAAAGTTCATCTACGTAACACTGGCCATTCTGACGGCGGTGGCACTGGGACTTCTTTTGCGCCCCTCTGCTGTGCCTGTGGAAATCGCCGTCGTGGAACAAGGGCCCTTCACCGAGCAGCTGAGGGTTGATGGCACCGTCCGGTCCCGGCACATCACCACCGTCACCGCCTTTGCCACCGGGGATCTGGAACGCCTGGAAATGAAGGCCGGAGAATCCGTTAAAAAAGGCCAGACACTGACCCATCTCAAATGGGACTTCAGAAAACCCGTGACCAGCCCGGTTGCCGGTGTCGTTGCCAAAGTTTATCGCGAATCCGCCGGGCCGATCCAGCGGGGTGAGCCCATCGTGGATATCATCGATCCCCGCGATATTGAAGTTGTCGCAAAAGTTCTCACCACAGATGCCGTCAAAGTGCAGCCCCAGTCTGTTGTGAA encodes:
- a CDS encoding ABC transporter permease; the protein is MKSLSRKLLRDISTLRLQILSMALLVSCGVAILVASWSSYLSLARAQQEYYQDHQFADVFTELVRAPRHLADQIRDIPGVQVAEARVIEDVLIDLAHQNEPALGHVVSYSPTQTLNRIYLRQGRFPEPGDRLEVLVHESFAKAHELKPGDSFSLVIRGQKKTVQVSGIGLSPEFVYALSPISMFPDDLHYGVLWLPERDLARLNNMTGAFNSLIVKTAPHVPIESIKRRIDFILSPYGSLGSYDRSRQLSHLFVEDEIRQQKSMSAIIPAIFISVAVFILHTIISRLIGLQRIQIATLKSLGYGSGVLAFHYWKLVSVILVLGLLPAIAFAYGIGQWYAVLYERYFRFPHIDFSLSQEALFWGLLAALLPGWLATASSLSRIFKLDPAEAMRPPAPASYNRTFMEKWKIARTMHIQTKMLVRNILARPWRSTLSILSLSAATAILINGSFWSDIIEFVIQRQFIEISREDLEIRFLHPRRMEVLSEISRIPGVYIVEGARTVPVRLHFRQLDKNTAVLAYDGISTLRRILNREGVVIQPRENQVLLSQYYAKKYGLKTGDRLFLEVADKTRPGFTVTVGGFVEDIVGSSIYARREDLSRWLSEFPSINTAYVKIDPAFAEQIYIKLKQFPEVITVGVKRLVFESFTATLSGMIMTFTAILLLFAVTISGAVLFNMVRIDVSEKSWELASLRILGFEISAVFQVLFFQMGLQVLVSIFPGLLLGYGLSYLSTKWIHTDAFIFPLVVDTRTYALAVAIMVLCYLMTGLFLYSKVKSLNMTEALKARE
- a CDS encoding efflux RND transporter periplasmic adaptor subunit, which produces MKKKTQYVGKFIYVTLAILTAVALGLLLRPSAVPVEIAVVEQGPFTEQLRVDGTVRSRHITTVTAFATGDLERLEMKAGESVKKGQTLTHLKWDFRKPVTSPVAGVVAKVYRESAGPIQRGEPIVDIIDPRDIEVVAKVLTTDAVKVQPQSVVKIFGLGDDSELEGRVLRVSQAGFVEISALGIEEEKTEIFIEFQKPPPVQIGHNFHVELLIEVSHTDQALQVPLGALLKNRNNWAVYTVQDQRAHLQSVEIAKRNDSHAVVSSGLKAGEQVILFPGDQVFDNSKVKIRRNSHPDP